AGGAGACGAGGCGATAGTGGCAGCCGGGTCCATCGTCACCGAGGACGTGGCAGCCTCGACCATGGTCGGGGGAAGGCCCGCGGGACCCATCAGACCGCGCCGGACTGAAGGCCGTCACGGCAGGGACCTCAACCACCTGTGGCTCAAGGACGGACTCTTTCAGGACGAATAGCTTCCATCAGGGACCGACCCTTCCTGGAACGGTCTGCGTCGTCCTCGCTCCGGGACCCCGCAGCCGCTCGACCTGCCGCTCGACCTTCGGCTTCCTTTACTTTGAAGGGGGTCTCTGCTAGAATTAGCTTCAATTGCGCTCATGGTACATAAGAAGAACCTGATCCCTCTCTGCTTCATCATTCTATGTCTCTGTCTCCTTACCTCCTGCGGCAGGAAGAAGGACACGGCACGGTACGACGATCCGGGAAAGCCAGCCTGCGGGGACATGATAATAACGGGCTCGATCGGGGAACCCTCGAACCTCATACCCATTTTGGCCAGCGATTCGGCCTCCCATGAGGTTGCCTCCTACGTCTATAACGGTCTTGTCAAGTACGACAAGGACCTCACTATCGTCGGCGACCTCGCCGAGTCCTGGGAGATCTCGAAAGACAACCTCTCTATTACCTTCAAGCTGAAAAAGGGCGTGAAGTGGCAGGATGGCAAACCATTTTCTGCCCACGATGTGATGTACACATACAAGATGACCGTCGATCCCCGGACACCCACCCCTTATTCCGGTGATTTCAAGCTTGT
The DNA window shown above is from Syntrophorhabdus sp. and carries:
- a CDS encoding acyltransferase, which codes for HSHSESNHTQRTYKKVTIGNYVVVYTASIILPGVSIGDEAIVAAGSIVTEDVAASTMVGGRPAGPIRPRRTEGRHGRDLNHLWLKDGLFQDE